Within Phycodurus eques isolate BA_2022a chromosome 18, UOR_Pequ_1.1, whole genome shotgun sequence, the genomic segment catcaaTTTCAaagaatatatattattaagaCTATATGCGTGGATGGCTCAATTTTGCATAGTTTAGTTACGCTGGGCTTCCGTACACAGCAaaccatccattatctgagccgcttatcctcacaagggtcgcgagagtgctgtagcctatcccagctatcatcgggcaggaggtggactacaccctgaactggttgccagccaatcgcagggcacatataaacaaacactcacattcacacctacgggcaatttagagtcttcaatcaacctaccatgcatgtttttgggatgtgggagaaaaccgtagtgcccggagaaaacccacgcaggcacagggagaacatgcaaactccacacaggcggggccggggattgaaccccggtcctcagaactgtgaggcagacgctccaccgtgccgctcacaGCCAACTAGCTGAGCCTAAATCAACAGCACCACAGCTCGTTTCTGCCATGTAGCACACTCAATTTTGCCTCCGTTGGGGCAAGTCACGATTAATAAAAAATCGATTCCACGCCCTCGACAAAGTTCTTAatcaaaaatcaacaaattaaTTACTaggcacaattttttttttcgctcATAGGCCCCTCATAGTTCTAATGTGTAAAGTTAATTTAAGGAACTTGCATTATCAGCCCCTTTTAGTAGGTTCCACTTTGTTTACTCTGAACAGTTAGGCAAGGGAAATCTATTTGTAGAGCACAATTCGAACACAAATGGTAACATTAGTGGATTGTGTACTGACTGGTCCAAGTACCAAAGCACTTGATCTGGTGTTGCCAGGGCAATTATAGAGACGTTATTGTCTTTATGAAAAGCCTCTGAGGTATCAAAATTTGTATGAAGCTTTTTTTCCAATGCAAAATTAGTACTTGCTATTGCTCTATATACTCTCCATCGACATACTTGACAAGTTGACATAAAACGTCTTctatttttgtcataaaatgttgaacCTCAATTGTGTGTAATATATCTGATAATTACAGCCCCTCTGAGGATTTTTCAAAATGAGGTTAACCCACttaatgatatactgtatagtcatTTTAGTTCAAGCGCTAAATTTAGCTCAGTGCTAATGTGACCACCGGTGGCTCACTGCAGTGGGACACATACAGTAGAGCAGCTTGAAACAGTCTGCAGAACTAGCATGGAAGCATTGCATATCTGACAGCTGTTTGTGTCCTCAAAGTCGCCTCATTTGTCTCTGTGTGTACTTTAAGGTGGTCCTGGTGCGATGGAATGAGCCCTTCCAGAAACTGGCCACCTGTGATACAGATGGCGGCATCTTTGTTTGGATCCAGTACGAGGGCCGTTGGTCCGTGGAGCTGGTCAATGACCGCGGAGCTCAGGTAGAGTCCGCAAAGTAGAAAGGATacagtgaacaaaaaaaagataagggagttattgtttttaggttttaatattaacagtggttaaattatttttacatttgaatggcAGTTAATAAAGTTTTATGGGCGGAAATATCCATAATTTCCTATGGCCAAAATTTATGTTGGCCCTTTATTGTGATGttaaacatatttttccacaaaacaaaaccttGTAATAATTATCCTGATTCTACTGTATGACATACAGAGGTTTTAGAGGTTGAACGCATCAACTATACCACTGCCGGTGACGATTATTGTGTTATATTGTGGTGAGTAGTGGCTCTGCAGTTGTGCTCCGTGAATTGGTGTTAATTTTAAAAGTTCTGACAGTCTGCAAGGCCATGAAggtatctgaatgtgattggatgagcgagtgtctgaatgtgattggataaaCAAGTCGGTGGGAGGGGGTTTCTCACTTGTGTTTTGGGGCAAAAGGACACAGAAAGTTgacaactgaagaaaaaaaaaatcaatgagaTTGATCAATGTCAACTCATCACCTGTTGACAACACAAAATCTGAAGTTGTTAAACCCCTACAGGGGCTCCTACAAGAGTTCCGTTCTGACGGTGGCCAATTTGTACCAAGTAAGACATGTCACAGTTTATCACTTACCCATTTTTATATATTCGTACAAAAACTACTTCTACGTCATGAATATGAAAACAGCAAGTAGGGTGGTAGtttatttgactttgttttgtaaCGTCAAAACCTCGGCGGTGGGAACCATTGTAAAGCGAGGACCTCCTGTATTGCTGACCATTTGAAATTACATAAATCAGTTGTCGTGATCCCGTGTGTCGGTGGCTCTGCAGGTGAGTGACTTCACGTGGTCGCACGACGGCACTCAGGCGCTCATCTCTTACCGCGACGGCTTTGTGCTGGTGGGGTCCGTTAGTGGGCAGAGACACTGGTCCTCCGAGATCAATCTGGAGAGTCAGATCACGTGCGGTATCTGGACACCTGACGACCAGCAGGTACAACACACTTCTTTCTTCCCAAAATTCACCATTACACTATTATTCTAATATGTTTTACTGTTACTTTACAGGTTTTGTTTGGCACCGCTGACGGACAGGTGATCGTGATGGACTGCCATGGGCGCATGCTGGCCCACATTCTGCTGCACGAGTCGGACGGCATCGTCAGCATGTCGTGGAACTACCCCAGCTTCCTGGTGGAGGACAGCAGCGAGAGTGACACGGATTCTGACGATTACCCCCAACAGCGAGGTACGCTTACTTCACAATAGCATGTCGTGTCTGCTGGCAGCGCTGACATCCCGTTGTCCAGctgttttatttacttgcatGAGGAAAGCAGATGTGCCACCATCTGTGAGCTTCTCCACCCTCTCCTCACTCCATCAGCGCTTACTAATGCTCTTATTGCATTTCCCAGTGTGGTACCAATTAATGGATGCACTGCAAGTTCCTTAGTCTCCGCAGTCCAACTGCTTTACTCATTAAAGGTTAAATCACTCAAAACTTTACTTGCCCCTTCATATGAGTCATGTAACTAACAACTTAATATCTATAAATGCATAGAGTCAGTCTCCATTCCTACGTGTGTGCTTTTGTGGTACATGCATAGACCAATCACATGCATTGTAACGCCTTCCACACGACAGGATGCGGCCAATCAAACGGTTCATTCAGAGCAATTTTGCGAGTGGGTGTTTGCGAGATGGGCTAGCAACATAACATTAACATTTACCTGCAAATGTGATGTAGTGTTTTTCTGTTTATCATATTTTGTTTAGGTCAGAACGATCAtctaaagcggggtacacataTACtgttttttaacatcttaaccaaattttaaaataaagtgagACCACGAACGTGACAAGCAAAAAGTTGGTAAATGTGTGCTTACGGCTCTTCAAGCGTGTGGTGTACTTCTAATGAcaatcacagcacaccacacacataacgatAGCGCTACCGACAATTACGAGGCTCCTCCCCCAAACCTAATGTCTGTTGTAGCGCCAGGGCTCATAATGAAATACTATAAGAAGAGTAGTAGcagaagaagctaggctaactcttaacttcactgGTAACTGTTTGCTGTTGTATACACTTCTCCAAATGACTTGTAAACACGTAATACAAACACTCACCACAACTGGTTTTCACATCCACCTGCCAGATGCCCTCTAATGTAATGTATGACGATCATCCTTTATCATTGCACCCCGCAGTAATGTTTATGCAAATGAATTCATTTACTGGCCATTTTCGGACCACAGCACATACTAAGGTAacaatctattttttgtctggaaaattatatttttatttgcagcGGAGTCTTGATTGTTCTTGGCTGTgtacaaatctttttttcacttcttttttgtcttctcaGTGCACAGCCACAAACCTCTGCTGACAGTCAGCTTCACCTCCGGAGACATTAGCCTCATGAACAACTACGATGACCTCTCCCCAACCCTCATCCGCACCGGTCTGAAAGGTAATCGAGCCGCACTCCTCTTCTTTTCAATCTTCATCTCATGACTCCAGTCTTAAAATCCTTTTGTGCTGCAGATGTGGTCGTCCAGTGGTGTTCACAGGGGGACCTTCTTTCGGTCGCTGGCATGGAGAAGACGCTCCTCTCCCACGACCCCTCTTGTCCTCCCACCAGGAATGCTATTGTCAAGTTCTATAACGTTCGGGGTGAACACATTTATACACTGGAAACACCAGCACAGGTGATCAACAGTCATTTAATAATTATACATCATAAGTGAAATGCTCTTACACAAAAGCTACCTGGTAAGAATAAATGTCCTGGCATACAAAGAACAAGCATATTAGGGTAGATTTTAGTTTTTGCTATGGTAGGCTCCGGGTACCCGgcaaccctaataaggacagCCACTATATACAgcaaagtggatggatggatgaatttaggATTAAACAGGGAAGGAACACACAACTTGAAGATAGTTGATTTTCATTGGGCAGATCACTTATGTGTAATTCACTGAAAAACAACTGAAGATTGCAAAATtatgcaatgttaatgttctCTACTTACCATGAATACTCACACCATTGCTCCATTTGCTTGGCAGCGCCCCATCACCACCCTCTGCTGGGGCCACCGGGACTCCCGTCTCTTCCTGGCGTGTGGCCCGGCGCTCTACGTGGTGCGTGTGGAGCACCGTGTCGCCAGCCTGCAGCTCCTCTGCCAGCAGGGCATCGCAACGGCCGTGAAGGAGGAGAAGGACGTGGCCAAGCTCACCATGCCGTCACGCCTATGTTCCTATGTCACTTCCGCTTTTTTCCCCACCATCAAGGTAAGACAGGATGACGGGATGTTCAGACATTAAAAGAAATTATAATATTTGACAATAAAACCTGCCCCTCCCCCACCAGCAGCCCATTCCAGACCCCAACAACATGCGCGACTTTGTGAGCTACCCAACAGCTGGCAATGAGCGTCTGCATTGTACAATGAAGCGTACAGAGGACAACCCAGAGGTGGGGGGTCCCTGCTACACTCTGTATTTGGAGTACTTAGGGGGTCTGGTGCCCATTCTTAAAGGACGACGAATAAGTAAACTACGCCCAGAGTTTGTCATTATGGACCCCAAGACGGATGGAAAAACAGGTAAGACGATGTACTGTCTTTACTTGACAATTGTGTTTCCACACTAACACATTCAATCTCATTTCCTTCCATCTCCTCAGATGAAATATATGGCAACAGTCTGATATCAGCAATGATTGACAGCTGTAACTGCTCAGACTCCAGTGACATCGAGCTCAGTGATGACTGGGTCGGCAAGAAGTCTCCAAAGATATCCCGGGGCAGTAAGTCCCCCAAGCTACCCAGGTGAGCAATCACACACAAATTACTTGATTTATTTACTTaacacaattcttttttttgcataatgctGGTGAGTTCCCCTTACCATAATTCGTCCGAATGgaatgtcaaagcttgttttgcacttcactGCATGCCTAAATCGTTTTACCTTCCCATTTGCTACCTTCTCTGTAGAGACTTAGTTTGTCCCTTTACCAACAGAATCAACATCGATCCCAGGAAATCACCAAAACTCTCTCGTGCCGCCCAGGAAGTTTCCAGGTCACCGCGGCTACCAATACGCAAACCCTCCATTGGATCGCCTAGTCTAACACGGAGAGAATTTCCTTTAGACGACATTACTCAGGTACTGAGGATGATTATGCCATTAAAACAATGACTATTTCTGACcaatgtgttttaatacatATATTTCAGCAAAACTACCTTGCTCAGGTCACATCAAATATTTGGGGAACAAAATTCAAGATTGTCGGGCTCGCTGCATTTTTGCCAACAAACCTTGGTGCAGGTAATCTATCAATGTCTTTGTGTGAGTGATAACATAgtatagtggaacctctaagggtGGGCACATTTTTTAGCTCAAGGTccacatttgagttttaaaacGGACAGAGGGGCCAGGTCATTCGTAGTtgaggttataaaaaaagtttaaatatatgtaaatgtaaaatactcTCATTTTCAGTCtcatttttacattgtatttataattaatttaattatattattaattaaccaattatttaattgaataatttttagaagtttgtaaaatgatttattttaatactgtgttgttatttacaataaataaattaccaaTTATTTGATaaggtaataaataaataaaccaattttaactaatttttgtgaaataaaactgctaaattaatgcaacaaatattaaagcACTCTCtataatgtaaatgcttggtggACCGGATTAAAGAATGGAGCCGTATGTGGCCGTCAGGCCAtattttgcccacccctgatctaAAGTCTAACAATCCATTGTGGGGAATCCGTTatgtcaccatcataaagcATTTATAAACTGTAAAGCTAAGGTTTTAACTCAAACTTGTATATTTCTTCACAGtcacacaattgtaaaaataagttaggGAGCTAATCAACAAAACATTCTTAACCAATGCCAATTTTATAAACTTACTGAGAGAGTGCGTTGCTCCAAAGAGAATTCATCCTCCATTGTTTGCTAAACCGAGGTCTCGCGTGATGTCATTCATGGCTGTGGTTCACACTAAAGTTTCAGACAATTTTGGTAGAACATGTTTTGAAAATCAACATTGTTTGTCCATAAAGTTGGGGTTGAATTGGACTTGTATGCCCTCAAGAGGTTCCATTGAAACTTGATTTATTCTAACATTTTAACCGGCGATATTCCTCTTTTCCTTCTGAATTTTCCCCCTCATCTGCTCTCAGTCATCTACAAAACCAGCCTCCTCCACCTGCAGCCCAGACAAATGACAATATACCTGCCAGAGGTGCGCAAGATCTCCATGGAGTACATCAACCTGCCCGTCTTCAGCCCCAACGTCTTCAGCGAGGACGAAGACGACCTGCCCGTCTCGGGCCCAGCCGGTGGTGTCGACGACAAAAACCCGCCCTGCACTGTCAACATCCCAATCGCGCCCATCCACAGTCCCGCCCAGGCCATGTCCCCCGCCCAGAGTATCGGCCTTGTCCAGTCCCTGCTAGCCAATCAAAACGTTCAGCTGGATGTTCTAACCAACCCCACGGCCACCTCCCCGGGAGCTGCTGCTGCAGCAGCTGCTAGTTCCGACCAAAGCCAAGACACTGTCCTCACAGCCCAGTACACAGTCCCTACTCGATACTCAAGTCCTGGTCAGGTCATCTTTGGAGGGCTCGACATGAGTCGCCTCACGGTCGGAGCTACACACACTCATCAGccttcacaacaacaacaacaacagcagcagcagcagcagttacAACTCCTACACCATCAGCAACTACAGCACCATCAACAACAgctacagcagcagcagcagcaacaacagatgcagcagcagcagcagcagcaacaacagatgcagcagcagcagcagcagcaacaacagatgcagcagcagcagcagcagcaacaacagatgctccagcagcagcagcagcaacaacagctacagcagcagcagcttcaacacatgcagcagcagcaacatcatcatcagcaaCAGCTCCAGCAGCACATACTGCAGCAGCAGCTGCACCACCAGCAGCAAATGCATCAGATgcagcaacaacagcagcagcttcACATTCAAATCCCCGTCCCCTCCATGTCATCAGCACAGACCTCCGGAGCGGCCATGCTTCCGACGGGTGCGCTGCAGATCCAGATCCCTCACCCGCCGCCCGATCTGCTTGTCGAGAGGGGAACCGTGGGCGAACACGAGAGCCTCCTGAAAATAAAGACGATGCGTTCTGGTCCGCAGTTGGCCGAGGCCGACACGGTGGTTTTCAGCGCACCGCCGGAGCTAAGTAAAATGAACCCCCCACCTCCTTATCCTGGAACTGTGGCTGCTGCTGTGGCGGCAGCTGCTGCCGCGGCGGCGGCTGCTGCTTCCATCTCGGCCTCCGGTACGCCCTCAAATGCTTCATCTGGAACAACTGGGGGCTCCACCGGAACGCCACCTCCTGGTGATCTCTGTGTAAAGAAGGGGGACATACAACTGTATCCCCTAAGTCAGCAACAAAGCCAGTACACCACACCACTGGGCTATGAGAGAATCACCACCTTTGACAGCAGCGGTAACGTGGAGGAAGTCTGTCGTCCTCGAACCCGACTTGTCTGCAATCAGAATGTCTACAGCATGCAAGGGCCCGGAAGTTCTGCAACCCTCAGGGTCACctcttcatcctcatcctcctcggCAGAAGGCAAGAAGATCCAGCTGCCGTACAGCTCCGCCACACTCAACAGACTCGCCGCACCTCGCTATTCCATACCGAGCGGGGACCCTCCCCCGTATCCAGACCTGGCCAACCAGAATAGCGGCAGGAATCCTGGACAGAAGCTGGACAGCAGTCTCATCCACGCCACTCTCAGGAGGAATAGCCG encodes:
- the tulp4a gene encoding tubby-related protein 4a isoform X1; the protein is MFASVEHGPVLCSDSNILCLSWKGRVPKSEKEKPVCRKRYYEEGWLATGNGRGVVGVTFTSSHCRRDRPTPQRVNFNLRGHNSEVVLVRWNEPFQKLATCDTDGGIFVWIQYEGRWSVELVNDRGAQVSDFTWSHDGTQALISYRDGFVLVGSVSGQRHWSSEINLESQITCGIWTPDDQQVLFGTADGQVIVMDCHGRMLAHILLHESDGIVSMSWNYPSFLVEDSSESDTDSDDYPQQRVHSHKPLLTVSFTSGDISLMNNYDDLSPTLIRTGLKDVVVQWCSQGDLLSVAGMEKTLLSHDPSCPPTRNAIVKFYNVRGEHIYTLETPAQRPITTLCWGHRDSRLFLACGPALYVVRVEHRVASLQLLCQQGIATAVKEEKDVAKLTMPSRLCSYVTSAFFPTIKQPIPDPNNMRDFVSYPTAGNERLHCTMKRTEDNPEVGGPCYTLYLEYLGGLVPILKGRRISKLRPEFVIMDPKTDGKTDEIYGNSLISAMIDSCNCSDSSDIELSDDWVGKKSPKISRGSKSPKLPRDLVCPFTNRINIDPRKSPKLSRAAQEVSRSPRLPIRKPSIGSPSLTRREFPLDDITQQNYLAQVTSNIWGTKFKIVGLAAFLPTNLGAVIYKTSLLHLQPRQMTIYLPEVRKISMEYINLPVFSPNVFSEDEDDLPVSGPAGGVDDKNPPCTVNIPIAPIHSPAQAMSPAQSIGLVQSLLANQNVQLDVLTNPTATSPGAAAAAAASSDQSQDTVLTAQYTVPTRYSSPGQVIFGGLDMSRLTVGATHTHQPSQQQQQQQQQQQLQLLHHQQLQHHQQQLQQQQQQQQMQQQQQQQQQMQQQQQQQQQMQQQQQQQQQMLQQQQQQQQLQQQQLQHMQQQQHHHQQQLQQHILQQQLHHQQQMHQMQQQQQQLHIQIPVPSMSSAQTSGAAMLPTGALQIQIPHPPPDLLVERGTVGEHESLLKIKTMRSGPQLAEADTVVFSAPPELSKMNPPPPYPGTVAAAVAAAAAAAAAAASISASGTPSNASSGTTGGSTGTPPPGDLCVKKGDIQLYPLSQQQSQYTTPLGYERITTFDSSGNVEEVCRPRTRLVCNQNVYSMQGPGSSATLRVTSSSSSSSAEGKKIQLPYSSATLNRLAAPRYSIPSGDPPPYPDLANQNSGRNPGQKLDSSLIHATLRRNSREATLKVSQMIEPPRPLPLPPKAKNSSALAASYQQRVQTALYTCSQCSSGSSLGVTAPGSANGIAGGTIIRQDFPPGNGAPHSTVIVHSNSSAPLASQSSYSLLSSLEGSGSTAGGGSSRDRIDYVNSAFTEDETLSQSLRHLALGGNDTPGLLVKHPPPYHWDPAATEEVWVPQERIATLNPAGHPGPHKPHPLILSPAQHLDVSRLPYVLSPKSPTTPGAASFQAAAGYQISLQYPAVTAYSGAQLQPILTSPRPCSSPKEVVPPVSLSQQDTTIVLPAGYPASLTNLACCPLPPMYPAGNACAGIPIPPIALHTPWGTYNSCPPIPSPAVPLPPKASHMFVDKNALSPPPPPPPPPPPPPHAELQNHTGLQEAMAETGEGFQEVLSLAESPVPPRSEKFSKKNRKRADGRAEEANVPPLAEGSKSKKEGRALGDFNSLISSPRLGGRDKKKVKGPKEQLKAKKLSKAAANSEFQDSSESEPELFISGDELLNQCQSGKKGWKTKRNLRAASELEEMKCRKANEKEDRGLGSQGFVYVMANKQPLWNEATQVYQLDFGGRVTQESAKNFQIELEGRQVMQFGRIDGNAYILDFQYPFSAVQAFAVALANVTQRLK
- the tulp4a gene encoding tubby-related protein 4a isoform X2 yields the protein MFASVEHGPVLCSDSNILCLSWKGRVPKSEKEKPVCRKRYYEEGWLATGNGRGVVGVTFTSSHCRRDRPTPQRVNFNLRGHNSEVVLVRWNEPFQKLATCDTDGGIFVWIQYEGRWSVELVNDRGAQVSDFTWSHDGTQALISYRDGFVLVGSVSGQRHWSSEINLESQITCGIWTPDDQQVLFGTADGQVIVMDCHGRMLAHILLHESDGIVSMSWNYPSFLVEDSSESDTDSDDYPQQRVHSHKPLLTVSFTSGDISLMNNYDDLSPTLIRTGLKDVVVQWCSQGDLLSVAGMEKTLLSHDPSCPPTRNAIVKFYNVRGEHIYTLETPAQRPITTLCWGHRDSRLFLACGPALYVVRVEHRVASLQLLCQQGIATAVKEEKDVAKLTMPSRLCSYVTSAFFPTIKQPIPDPNNMRDFVSYPTAGNERLHCTMKRTEDNPEVGGPCYTLYLEYLGGLVPILKGRRISKLRPEFVIMDPKTDGKTDEIYGNSLISAMIDSCNCSDSSDIELSDDWVGKKSPKISRGSKSPKLPRINIDPRKSPKLSRAAQEVSRSPRLPIRKPSIGSPSLTRREFPLDDITQQNYLAQVTSNIWGTKFKIVGLAAFLPTNLGAVIYKTSLLHLQPRQMTIYLPEVRKISMEYINLPVFSPNVFSEDEDDLPVSGPAGGVDDKNPPCTVNIPIAPIHSPAQAMSPAQSIGLVQSLLANQNVQLDVLTNPTATSPGAAAAAAASSDQSQDTVLTAQYTVPTRYSSPGQVIFGGLDMSRLTVGATHTHQPSQQQQQQQQQQQLQLLHHQQLQHHQQQLQQQQQQQQMQQQQQQQQQMQQQQQQQQQMQQQQQQQQQMLQQQQQQQQLQQQQLQHMQQQQHHHQQQLQQHILQQQLHHQQQMHQMQQQQQQLHIQIPVPSMSSAQTSGAAMLPTGALQIQIPHPPPDLLVERGTVGEHESLLKIKTMRSGPQLAEADTVVFSAPPELSKMNPPPPYPGTVAAAVAAAAAAAAAAASISASGTPSNASSGTTGGSTGTPPPGDLCVKKGDIQLYPLSQQQSQYTTPLGYERITTFDSSGNVEEVCRPRTRLVCNQNVYSMQGPGSSATLRVTSSSSSSSAEGKKIQLPYSSATLNRLAAPRYSIPSGDPPPYPDLANQNSGRNPGQKLDSSLIHATLRRNSREATLKVSQMIEPPRPLPLPPKAKNSSALAASYQQRVQTALYTCSQCSSGSSLGVTAPGSANGIAGGTIIRQDFPPGNGAPHSTVIVHSNSSAPLASQSSYSLLSSLEGSGSTAGGGSSRDRIDYVNSAFTEDETLSQSLRHLALGGNDTPGLLVKHPPPYHWDPAATEEVWVPQERIATLNPAGHPGPHKPHPLILSPAQHLDVSRLPYVLSPKSPTTPGAASFQAAAGYQISLQYPAVTAYSGAQLQPILTSPRPCSSPKEVVPPVSLSQQDTTIVLPAGYPASLTNLACCPLPPMYPAGNACAGIPIPPIALHTPWGTYNSCPPIPSPAVPLPPKASHMFVDKNALSPPPPPPPPPPPPPHAELQNHTGLQEAMAETGEGFQEVLSLAESPVPPRSEKFSKKNRKRADGRAEEANVPPLAEGSKSKKEGRALGDFNSLISSPRLGGRDKKKVKGPKEQLKAKKLSKAAANSEFQDSSESEPELFISGDELLNQCQSGKKGWKTKRNLRAASELEEMKCRKANEKEDRGLGSQGFVYVMANKQPLWNEATQVYQLDFGGRVTQESAKNFQIELEGRQVMQFGRIDGNAYILDFQYPFSAVQAFAVALANVTQRLK